From the genome of Rhizobium leguminosarum, one region includes:
- a CDS encoding winged helix-turn-helix domain-containing protein, translating into GGAVKDASQTRRLLAGAEIYDGGSRGHAARVGCVPVQIVRDWVERFNVQGPEGLFNVKAPGKRPKLSDNQRQELRRLVEKGPIPAIHGVVRWRLKDLARWIFQEHRISLDESTVGRELKAMGFAKLSARPRHYAQNELAGEDFKKASRRKSRRSAKISLPA; encoded by the coding sequence GGCGGGGCTGTCAAAGACGCCAGCCAGACGCGACGACTTCTGGCTGGCGCGGAGATTTACGACGGTGGCTCTCGCGGGCATGCAGCCAGAGTCGGCTGCGTGCCCGTACAAATTGTGCGCGACTGGGTTGAGCGTTTCAACGTGCAAGGCCCCGAAGGGCTTTTCAATGTGAAAGCTCCCGGAAAGCGTCCGAAACTCAGCGACAATCAGCGCCAGGAGCTTCGTCGTCTTGTGGAGAAGGGGCCGATCCCGGCGATCCATGGCGTTGTGCGCTGGAGGCTGAAGGATTTGGCGCGTTGGATATTCCAGGAGCACCGGATATCTCTGGATGAAAGCACGGTCGGCCGCGAGTTGAAGGCCATGGGCTTTGCCAAGCTTTCCGCCCGCCCGCGGCATTATGCCCAGAACGAATTGGCGGGTGAGGATTTTAAAAAAGCTTCGCGCAGGAAATCGAGACGATCCGCAAAAATCTCGCTCCCGGCATAG